Proteins encoded within one genomic window of Bombus terrestris chromosome 11, iyBomTerr1.2, whole genome shotgun sequence:
- the LOC100648759 gene encoding nuclear receptor-binding protein isoform X1, with amino-acid sequence MPGSRSSTDPEHKSPRESGEDSEDESEILEESPCGRWLKRREEVYVGSKSTLAEGSTFGAARGSENEVTEMEVEQRDVPGIDCAYLAMDTEEGVEVVWNEVQFSERKNFKAQEEKIQLVFENLTQLEHPNIVKFHRYWTDTHNDKPRVIFITEYMSSGSLKQFLKRTKRNVKKLPLQAWKRWCTQILSALSYLHSCSPPIIHGNLTCDTIFIQHNGLVKIGSVAPDAIHHHVKTCRANMKNMHFVAPEYGNSVTPAIDIYSFGMCALEMAALEIQGNGDTGTIVTEDNVRKTIESLDDAQQKDFIRKCLQVDPLSRPSARELLFHPVLFEVHSLKLLAAHALVNSATNISETITDEVLQRLYGPDTVVAEIKYQGRPPQQIRLSDIPVTEKLEKFVEDVKYGIYPLTAFMAKLPPPVRPRAISPEVTESVKSVTPEPVDVESRRVVNMMCNVKPREESCELLMTILLRMDDKMNRQLTCPVSQLDTSMLLAQELVHFGFINENDRDKIANLIEEALRSCFNKQMMTPGMVSLTNLPTQTTLLLPGPEFQCLQHFDNSMYNATTSHSDSVITNPLPKTSGFPVSSNTNRSHDEMEPPLNAESGS; translated from the exons ATGCCCGGGAGTCGCTCCAGCACGGACCCAGAGCACAAGTCACCGCGGGAAAGTGGTGAAGATTCGGAAGATGAGAGTGAAATCCTGGAGGAGAGCCCCTGCGGGCGGTGGCTCAAACGTCGGGAAGAG GTATATGTAGGTTCCAAGTCCACGTTAGCCGAAGGCTCTACCTTTGGAGCAGCCAGAGGCAGTGAAAACGAAGTTACTGAAATGGAG gtGGAACAACGTGATGTACCAGGAATCGACTGTGCCTATTTGGCAATGGATACTGAGGAAGGAGTTGAAGTTGTTTGGAATGAGGTGCAATTTTCTGAAAGGAAGAACTTCAAAGCACAAGAAGAAAAGATACAGCTTGTATTTGAAAATCTTACACAGTTGGAACATCCTAATATTGTTAAATTTCATAGGTATTGGACAGATACCCATAATGATAAGCCTCGG gttATATTTATAACGGAGTATATGTCCTCTGGGTCTTTAAAACAGTTCCTAAAAAGAACAAAACGCAATGTGAAAAAATTACCCTTGCAAGCATGGAAGCGTTGGTGTACTCAAATACTTTCTGCATTGAG tTATTTGCATTCCTGTTCACCTCCCATTATTCATGGAAATCTTACTTGTGACACTATATTTATTCAACATAATGGGCTTGTAAAAATTGGTTCAG TGGCTCCCGATGCGATTCATCATCATGTTAAAACATGTAGAGCAAACATGAAGAATATGCACTTTGTAGCGCCTGAATATGGAA ACTCTGTAACCCCTGCCATTGATATTTATTCATTCGGAATGTGTGCTCTGGAAATGGCTGCATTGGAAATTCAGGGTAACGGTGATACCGGTACGATCGTGACCGAGGATAACGTTCGAAAAACTATAGAATCGTTAGATGATGCCCAGCAGAAAGATTTCATTCGAAAATGTCTTCAAGTAGACCCGCTCAGTAGACCAAGTGCAAGAGAGCTCCTTTTTCATCCTGTCTTATTTGAAGTGCATTCATTAAAATTACTTGCTGCTCATGCTTTGGTTAATTCAGCCA CTAATATTTCAGAAACGATAACAGACGAAGTTTTGCAAAGGCTCTATGGTCCTGATACGGTAGTCgcagaaataaaatatcaaggTCGACCACCGCAACAGATTCGGTTAAGTGATATTCCTGTTACGGAGAAGTTAGAAAAGTTCGTCGAAGATGTAAA ATATGGTATATATCCCTTGACAGCATTTATGGCGAAATTACCACCACCCGTTCGACCTCGGGCGATATCGCCCGAGGTTACTGAGTCGGTGAAATCTGTTACACCCGAACCGGTGGACGTGGAGTCTCGAAGAGTAGTtaatatgatgtgtaacgttaagcCTAGAGAAGAAAGTTGTGAATTACTT ATGACAATATTATTACGAATGGATGACAAAATGAATAGGCAATTGACATGTCCTGTGAGTCAATTAGATACTTCAATGCTTCTTGCGCAGGAGCTTGTACATTTTGGATTTATTAATgag AATGATCGTGATAAAATAGCAAATTTAATCGAAGAGGCATTAAGGAGTTGTTTTAATAAGCAAATGATGACACCAGGGATGGTGTCATTAACAAATCTTCCCACCCAAACTACTTTATTGCTGCCTGGCCCAGAATTTCAATGCTTGCAACACTTTGATAATTCTATGTACAATGCGACAACATCTCATAGTGATAGTGTAATAACTAACCCGCTGCCAAAAACCTCAGGTTTCCCTGTGTCGAGTAACACGAACAGAAGTCACGATGAAATGGAACCACCGTTGAATGCCGAGAGCGGTAGTTAA
- the LOC100648759 gene encoding nuclear receptor-binding protein homolog isoform X2 → MPGSRSSTDPEHKSPRESGEDSEDESEILEESPCGRWLKRREEVEQRDVPGIDCAYLAMDTEEGVEVVWNEVQFSERKNFKAQEEKIQLVFENLTQLEHPNIVKFHRYWTDTHNDKPRVIFITEYMSSGSLKQFLKRTKRNVKKLPLQAWKRWCTQILSALSYLHSCSPPIIHGNLTCDTIFIQHNGLVKIGSVAPDAIHHHVKTCRANMKNMHFVAPEYGNSVTPAIDIYSFGMCALEMAALEIQGNGDTGTIVTEDNVRKTIESLDDAQQKDFIRKCLQVDPLSRPSARELLFHPVLFEVHSLKLLAAHALVNSATNISETITDEVLQRLYGPDTVVAEIKYQGRPPQQIRLSDIPVTEKLEKFVEDVKYGIYPLTAFMAKLPPPVRPRAISPEVTESVKSVTPEPVDVESRRVVNMMCNVKPREESCELLMTILLRMDDKMNRQLTCPVSQLDTSMLLAQELVHFGFINENDRDKIANLIEEALRSCFNKQMMTPGMVSLTNLPTQTTLLLPGPEFQCLQHFDNSMYNATTSHSDSVITNPLPKTSGFPVSSNTNRSHDEMEPPLNAESGS, encoded by the exons ATGCCCGGGAGTCGCTCCAGCACGGACCCAGAGCACAAGTCACCGCGGGAAAGTGGTGAAGATTCGGAAGATGAGAGTGAAATCCTGGAGGAGAGCCCCTGCGGGCGGTGGCTCAAACGTCGGGAAGAG gtGGAACAACGTGATGTACCAGGAATCGACTGTGCCTATTTGGCAATGGATACTGAGGAAGGAGTTGAAGTTGTTTGGAATGAGGTGCAATTTTCTGAAAGGAAGAACTTCAAAGCACAAGAAGAAAAGATACAGCTTGTATTTGAAAATCTTACACAGTTGGAACATCCTAATATTGTTAAATTTCATAGGTATTGGACAGATACCCATAATGATAAGCCTCGG gttATATTTATAACGGAGTATATGTCCTCTGGGTCTTTAAAACAGTTCCTAAAAAGAACAAAACGCAATGTGAAAAAATTACCCTTGCAAGCATGGAAGCGTTGGTGTACTCAAATACTTTCTGCATTGAG tTATTTGCATTCCTGTTCACCTCCCATTATTCATGGAAATCTTACTTGTGACACTATATTTATTCAACATAATGGGCTTGTAAAAATTGGTTCAG TGGCTCCCGATGCGATTCATCATCATGTTAAAACATGTAGAGCAAACATGAAGAATATGCACTTTGTAGCGCCTGAATATGGAA ACTCTGTAACCCCTGCCATTGATATTTATTCATTCGGAATGTGTGCTCTGGAAATGGCTGCATTGGAAATTCAGGGTAACGGTGATACCGGTACGATCGTGACCGAGGATAACGTTCGAAAAACTATAGAATCGTTAGATGATGCCCAGCAGAAAGATTTCATTCGAAAATGTCTTCAAGTAGACCCGCTCAGTAGACCAAGTGCAAGAGAGCTCCTTTTTCATCCTGTCTTATTTGAAGTGCATTCATTAAAATTACTTGCTGCTCATGCTTTGGTTAATTCAGCCA CTAATATTTCAGAAACGATAACAGACGAAGTTTTGCAAAGGCTCTATGGTCCTGATACGGTAGTCgcagaaataaaatatcaaggTCGACCACCGCAACAGATTCGGTTAAGTGATATTCCTGTTACGGAGAAGTTAGAAAAGTTCGTCGAAGATGTAAA ATATGGTATATATCCCTTGACAGCATTTATGGCGAAATTACCACCACCCGTTCGACCTCGGGCGATATCGCCCGAGGTTACTGAGTCGGTGAAATCTGTTACACCCGAACCGGTGGACGTGGAGTCTCGAAGAGTAGTtaatatgatgtgtaacgttaagcCTAGAGAAGAAAGTTGTGAATTACTT ATGACAATATTATTACGAATGGATGACAAAATGAATAGGCAATTGACATGTCCTGTGAGTCAATTAGATACTTCAATGCTTCTTGCGCAGGAGCTTGTACATTTTGGATTTATTAATgag AATGATCGTGATAAAATAGCAAATTTAATCGAAGAGGCATTAAGGAGTTGTTTTAATAAGCAAATGATGACACCAGGGATGGTGTCATTAACAAATCTTCCCACCCAAACTACTTTATTGCTGCCTGGCCCAGAATTTCAATGCTTGCAACACTTTGATAATTCTATGTACAATGCGACAACATCTCATAGTGATAGTGTAATAACTAACCCGCTGCCAAAAACCTCAGGTTTCCCTGTGTCGAGTAACACGAACAGAAGTCACGATGAAATGGAACCACCGTTGAATGCCGAGAGCGGTAGTTAA